The following proteins are co-located in the Plasmodium brasilianum strain Bolivian I chromosome 11, whole genome shotgun sequence genome:
- a CDS encoding E3 SUMO-protein ligase PIAS, with product MSYNVYNTNMADCLNKLRVYDLNQLCRKFLLPQHGKKVAIVERILEYITDVEREEQIYEFILATKPSIFDLISGRRINNPLNNNIISNSHSNNNKYFSNNNNFFLSNNNNHANNLFLCNNNDSVNHSNSENSVIKKNNLPVERKGKAVKIYQEDSDFSSCVCGGMNKNVISKNCIVKCIECNKLQHVSCYTQNACVNKDLNNYKILCVVCRLRDIDPFYPLKKVLWMKNLNVNSEKLVINACDIKSWRNENKEVIIFCMHIDKKNLSTNVNLKQEWPRTFILKVNGNVIEKIFEPSWEHKRRDSPLKITHTLKAGNNNIDINITNYEIPKLYVVAFLLCNIETEQSIIENVIVNSSLNFKDSKQRIINILLTKHDDDEVMCMEINRKISLHCPFSLDRILIPCRGVKCCHIQCFDLKSFIDVTKKTKAFNNRWKCPVCSLFLRPKDLVIDTFITYILSQVPKDIKEVELSKSGEIIFNHNSVEGKVIKQVDDIDSVNLQKSKIEIKTEYNTARNSIESVGDKDNIFSPNEIIILDSDPEDNNNCSSFEKSSVQKNHNVTQGEQEVIYISDSDNEDSLPQTTHNIDKKGNEENSPFLFGMNNYSTNKSVNNFLMRNIKGLDKRNFLPNSRIFFNHMVLDVLNDISKIHVNEKLSTVNMQKERTPDPNNNTNTNNNNSGSNHSGNNHSSSSDINTRSNTNINSNINHNNNNDYNYNNSSNNSNSNNNNNNSNNINSNSNNINSNSNNINSNSNNINSNSNNINSNSNNINSNSNNINSNSNNINSNSNNINSNSNNINSNSNNINSNSNNINSNSNSNNINSNSNNINSNSNNNEISSAPPLGFYNKRSILAKDIYLLSSQNALSLKTNNEYISNRDSVEDNNLFYLNNVKNGKICCTPTPQGKDNIISINNNLVAVSNTLLSLNKDISCNNSIASSRKYSNGNRNYNRISASNDNIIGGSMDNIIGGSMGNIIGGSMDNIIGGSMGNIIGGSMDNIIGGSMGNIIGGSMDNIIGGSMGNIIGGSMGNNGKSKEHLSLLDIKKMSEALFSENESNNRACSSEEQNFIINDKSCIGENKSNFYLKIEGRSIFDKDKLPNNEITSLNNFESYKYLDSDLRDILVDENKQNKKKKKRKKKERRSNTMEKIRKYDSFSSNFNFSMINFKSKYSRCKQLKDSNNNNSNKNSSSSSSNNNNNNSSKNNSTSNNNDNNNSSRNRSNSKNSNKCKSCSSTNIKNKIYHVMNRSRYTKKTNSKNDSLNGKKSKKKKKNKK from the exons ATGTCTTACAATGTTTACAATACTAATATGGCTGATTG CTTAAATAAACTAAGAGTGTATGACCTCAATCAGTTATGTCGAAAGTTTTTGTTACCACAGCATGGGAAAAAAGTTGCAATAGTAGAACGGATATTAGAGTACATTACAGATGTTGAAAGAGAAgaacaaatatatgaatttattttagcAACGAAGCCTTCCATTTTTGATTTAATTAGCGGAAGGAGAATAAATAACCcacttaataataatattattagtaacagtcatagtaataataataaatattttagtaataataataatttctttcttagtaataataataatcacgcaaataacctttttttatgtaataataatgatagtgTTAATCATTCAAATAGTGAAAACTccgtaataaaaaaaaataatttacccGTTGAAAGAAAGGGTAAAG cGGTGAAGATATACCAAGAGGACAGCGATTTTTCTTCGTGCGTTTGCGGAGGGATGAACAAAAATGTTATTAGTAAAAATTGCATAGTAAAATGTATAGAGTGCAACAAATTACAGCATGTCAGTTGCTATACTCAAAATGCATGTGTAAACAAAGacttaaataattacaaaatattatgtgtAGTATGTCGACTAAGAGATATTGACCCGTTTTATCCTCTGAAGAAAGTATTATggatgaaaaatttaaatgtgaATTCAGAAAAATTAGTGATTAATGCATGTGATATTAAAAGTTGgagaaatgaaaataaagaagttataatattttgtatgcatattgacaaaaaaaatttaagtactaatgttaatttaaaacaagAATGGCCAAggacttttattttaaaagtgaACGGTAATgttattgaaaaaatttttgaaccCTCATGGGAACATAAACGACGGGATAGCCCATTAAAAATTACTCATACATTAAAAGcaggaaataataatattgatataaatataacaaattatgaaataccaaaattatatgttgttgcttttttattatgtaatattgAAACAGAACAAAGTATAATTGAAAATGTTATTGTTAATAGTTCgttaaattttaaagattcaaaacaaagaataattaatatattattaacaaaacatgatgatgatgaagtTATGTGTATGgaaattaatagaaaaattagtTTGCATTGTCCTTTTTCTTTAGATAGAATTTTAATACCATGTAGAGGAGTAAAATGTTGTCACATACAATGTTTTGATTTAAAATCATTTATTGATGTaactaaaaaaacaaaagctTTTAATAATAGATGGAAATGTCCTGTCTGTTCGTTATTTTTAAGACCAAAAGATTTAGTAATAGATACATTTATTACCTATATTTTATCACAAGTACCTAAAGACATTAAAGAAGTAGAATTGAGCAAAAGTGgggaaataatttttaatcatAACAGTGTAGAAGGGAAAGTGATTAAGCAGGTGGATGATATTGATTCAGTGAATCTTCAGAAGAGCAAAATAGAGATTAAAACGGAGTATAATACAG ctCGTAACAGTATTGAAAGCGTAGGAGATAAAGACAATATATTCAGTcctaatgaaattattatattagaTTCAGACCCGGAAGATAACAATAATTGCAGTTCTTTTGAAAAAAGCAGCGTGCAAAAGAATCATAATGTTACACAGG GTGAACAAGAGGTCATATACATATCAGATAGTGATAATGAGGATAGTTTACCACAAACAACACACAATATTGACAAAAAAGGGAACGAGGAAAATTCTCCCTTTTTATTTGGAATGAATAATTATAGTACTAATAAAAgtgttaataatttcttaatgagaaatattaaaggtttagataaaagaaatttcCTTCCAAACTCTCGTATTTTTTTCAACCATATGGTTTTGGATgttttaaatgatattagTAAAATTCATGTGAATGAAAAATTGTCAACTGTGAACATGCAAAAGGAGAGAACACCAGAtcctaataataatactaatacAAACAACAATAATAGCGGCAGTAATCATAGCGGAAATAATCATAGCAGCAGTAGTGATATTAATACTAGAAGTAATACTAacattaatagtaatattaatcataataataataatgattataattataataatagtagtaacaatagtaatagtaataataataataacaatagtaataatattaatagtaatagtaataatattaatagtaatagtaataatattaatagtaatagtaataatattaatagtaatagtaataatattaatagtaatagtaataatattaatagtaatagtaataatattaatagtaatagtaacaatattaatagtaatagtaataatattaatagtaatagtaataatattaatagtaatagtaataatattaatagtaatagtaacaatattaatagtaatagtaatagtaacaatattaatagtaatagtaataatattaatagtaatagtaataataatgaaatttcGAGCGCACCTCCTTTGggtttttataataaaagaagcaTATTAGCTAAAGATATATATCTTCTGAGTAGTCAGAATGCATTGAgcttaaaaacaaataatgaatatataagtaaCCGTGATTCAGTAGaagataataatttattttatttaaataatgtgAAGAATGGGAAAATATGTTGTACACCTACCCCTCAAGGAAAGGATAACATAatttcaataaataataatttagttGCAGTAAGTAATACTTTATTATCTTTGAATAAGGATATCAGttgtaataatagtattgCTAGCAGTCGTAAATATAGTAATGGTAACAGAAATTATAATAGAATTAGTGCcagtaatgataatataattggCGGAAGTATGGATAATATAATTGGCGGAAGTATGGGTAATATAATAGGCGGAAGTATGGATAATATAATTGGCGGAAGTATGGGTAATATAATAGGCGGAAGTATGGATAATATAATTGGCGGAAGTATGGGTAATATAATAGGCGGAAGTATGGATAATATAATTGGTGGAAGTATGGGTAATATAATTGGCGGAAGTATGGGTAATAACGGGAAAAGTAAGGAGCACCTATCACTGCTtgacattaaaaaaatgagcgAAGCATTATTTTCAGAAAATGAAAGTAACAACCGAGCATGTTCTAGTGAGGAacaaaatttcattattaatgATAAATCATGTATAGGCGAGAACAagagtaatttttatttgaaaatagaAGGTAGGTCTATTTTCGACAAAGATAAATTAccaaataatgaaataaccAGTCTTAATAATTTTGAGAGTTACAAATATCTTGACAGTGATTTAAGGGATATACTTGTGGAcgaaaataaacaaaataaaaagaaaaagaaaaggaagaaaaaagaaagaagaagtAATACAATGGAAAAGATACGGAAATATGATAGTTTTTCaagtaattttaatttctccATGATTAATTTCAAAAGTAAATATAGTAGATGTAAACAGTTGAAggatagtaataataataacagtaataaaaatagtagtagtagtagtagtaataataataataataatagtagtaaaaataatagtactagtaataataatgataataataacagtagtaGAAACCGTAGTAACAgtaaaaatagtaacaaaTGTAAAAGTTGTAGTAGCACAAAcattaagaataaaatttatcatGTTATGAATAGATCCAGGTACACCAAAAAAACTAACAGCAAAAACGATAGTTTAAATGgcaaaaaaagtaaaaaaaaaaagaaaaacaagaaaTAA
- a CDS encoding guanylyl cyclase beta has product MKTNRIKTEALTLMHLDGKRKYIGTNNKIYRKVVINPTSEDDLQKFCRNYFRIYNFSLYNFIRRLISFDAVIVYSLFLTVYLFSEINKGITKEYVFIDTTISLLLNIIILVVIETLYELKLLKDIKDANSQCYLRIVPKMSYFEKVMTKDIKVGNIIRIFQGDEFPADAVILYVKNNLNAVVDSFKIDGLFRKSIKYPVDKYKIDRDYLKMLSEINGVIRCELPNKDIFRFEGNFKLDKHPRSLILSYKNFVLQSSILKGAEYIDAVVVYTGADTKKNLNIPHKIEENRTFCIKMNNVVYYLIFMYFFFVLLSIIIKMSFYHKNESLHNTKDSFFNVLEDFIGLYILVLPIMMYSEKSLIYIIQSLRIENDVRMKESKDSDKPKVFNKNKNDALGTVDLLATARNGILVEKKDLFVSCVVNNVLYAKEDFVHTCENFQLPTLSILDAERENIEELLNLDERIFKDPENILFPSRDFGLFLKRFEKRVNSVYDPFVDDLSKLLKEKYKSYLNEEILNKNVRLTSFIKSKLNAGYNQFYENYKSSYNCKEVIDDAENKSEQSIRIEEFILGMSVCNRIIIFNEKCLHMSIKECRSENYSDQHMKSENEHENENEQENEHRNYDYSEESDEESLNTIEHEDVCLYNIVKNIGFHAYCYKNSVFYYNLKNECKEYYIICFHDFLTSNNFSMCILKYANELDKGVLYVRGYDFNMIPCLSQAKNNLSKIKKIIKLYTMNYLRILFICKKEIKNEDIAKYLFLKSSRNKLSLKLYDLMKLFFLYDLEVVGIIGLKNELKEGVKETFNDIIKFDIRSCIFTNGCSKDTYLTALECNLIASNSNLFLINFFNTDNTEYMANILFNNFVQSLEKLKPPSYAVAINDASIKNIMANAHAMKMFLCIAMKATVIMFCKLKNKTKGKIIKKLLSSTSPRLTILGIGSTLNDAYLLKYTTISVCLSLNEQVNVLYSISDYVLQKFKHVSDLLVLGRLNRFSLCFDNYFSGSSISSILYSQTTFAVFHYLLIIAFSAYDIDLPQEGNTS; this is encoded by the exons atgaaaacaaatagaataaaaaccGAAGCTTTAACGTTAATG CATTTAGATGGAAAGAGAAAGTACATAggtacaaataataaaatttacagaAAAGTTGTTATAAACCCAACCTCCGAAGAtgatttacaaaaattttgtagaaattattttagaatatataatttctct ttatataatttcattagaAGACTTATATCATTCGACGCAGTTATTGTATACTCCTTATTTTTAACCGTCTATTTATTTTCTGAAATTAATAAAGGAATAACAAAagaatatgtatttattgaTACGACCATCTCCTTACTTTTAAACATTATCATTTTAGTTGTTATAGAAACTCTGTATGAGTTAAAACTACTGAAGGATATAAAGGATGCAAATTCGCAGTGTTACCTTAGGATAGTACCTAAAATGTCTTACTTTGAAAAA GTTATGACTAAAGACATAAAAGTAGGAAACATAATTAGAATTTTTCAAGGTGATGAATTTCCAGCTGATGCAGTCATActttatgttaaaaataatttaaatgcaGTTGTAGACTCTTTTAAAATAGATGGGTTATTTAGAAAGAGCATTAAATACCCAGTAGATAAGTACAAAA TTGACAgagattatttaaaaatgctaTCAGAAATAAACGGCGTCATTAGATGTGAATTGCCTAACAAGGATATATTTCGTTTTGAAGGTAACTTCAAACTGGACAAGCACCCGAGGTCGTTGATATTGAGCTACAAAAATTTTGTCCTtcaat cTTCCATTTTGAAAGGAGCAGAATACATAGATGCAGTAGTTGTATACACGGGGGCcgacacaaaaaaaaatttgaatattcCTCACAAAATTGAAGAGAATAGAACATTTTGCATAAAGATGAATAATGTTGTGTATtacttaatatttatgtatttcttttttgtccTCCTAagtattataataaagatGTCCTTCTACCATAAAAATGAATCTCTCCATAACACAAAggattccttttttaatgttCTAGAAGATTTTATTGGTCTTTATATACTAGTTTTGCCTATTATGATGTATTCGGAAAAGAgccttatatacataattcaAAGTTTGAgaatag AAAATGATGTAAGAATGAAAGAGAGCAAGGATAGTGATAAACCAAAAGTTTtcaataaaaacaaaaatgatgCATTAGGCACAGTAGATTTGTTAGCCACAGCAAGGAATGGAATTcttgtagaaaaaaaagatctaTTTGTATCATGTGTAGTtaataatgttttatatGCGAAGGAAGACTTTGTTCATACTTGTGAAAATTTTCAGTTGCCCACTCTAAGCATACTGGATGCAGAGAG aGAAAATATTGAGGAGCTTTTAAACTTAGAtgaaagaatttttaaagatCCTGAAAATATACTCTTCCCTTCAAGAGACTTCGGTTTGTTTCTAAAAAGGTTTGAAAAAAGAGTAAATTCGGTATATGACCCGTTTGTTGATGACTTGTCTAAGCTgctaaaggaaaaatataaaagttacTTGAACGAAGAAATTTTGAATAAGAACGTTAGACTTACATCTTTTATTAAATCCAAGTTAAATGCAGGATATAAcc AATTTTACGAGAATTACAAAAGCAGCTATAACTGCAAGGAAGTAATTGACGATGCAGAGAATAAGAGCGAACAGTCAATCCGAATAGAAGAATTTATTTTAGGAATGAGTGTATGTAACAggattatcatttttaatgaGAAATGCCTACATATGTCTATAAAAGAATGTAGAAGTGAAAATTATAGCGATCAACATATGAAAAGTGAAAATGAacatgaaaatgaaaatgaacaAGAGAATGAACATCGTAATTATGATTATAGTGAGGAATCAGATGAGGAAAGTTTAAATACAATTGAACATGAAGATGTATGCTTATATAACATTGTAAAGAATATAGGATTTCATGCTTACTGTTATAAGAATAGtgtgttttattataatttaaaaaatgaatgtaaagaatattatataatttgttttcatgattttttaacaagtaataatttttccatgtgcattttaaaatatgcaaatgAATTAGACAAAGGGGTACTATATGTTCGAGGTTATGATTTTAACATGATTCCTTGTTTATCACAAgcgaaaaataatttaagtaaaattaaaaaaattataaaactaTATACAATGAACtatttaagaatattatttatttgtaaaaaggaaataaaaaatgaagacaTTGCAAAATACCTTTTTCTAAAAAGTTCCAGAAATAAATTGTCCCTAAAATTATACGATTTAAtgaaactattttttttgtacgaTTTGGAGGTTGTAGGCATAATAGGtttgaaaaatgaattaaaagaagGAGTAAAAGAAACTTTTAACGATATAATAAAGTTTGATATAAGGtcatgtatatttacaaatgGATGTTCAAAGGATACCTATTTGACCGCATTGGAATGCAATCTTATCGCTTCTAATTCGAATTTATTCctaataaacttttttaatacagACAATACTGAATATATggcaaatatattatttaacaatTTTGTTCAATCCCTGGAAAAGCTAAAACCTCCTTCATATGCTGTCGCAATAAACGATGCAAgtatcaaaaatattatggcTAATGCGCATGCAATG AAAATGTTCCTATGTATAGCTATGAAAGCCACAGTTATTATGTTTTGTAAGTTGAAAAATAAGACTaaagggaaaataataaaaaaattgttatctTCTACTAGTCCTAGATTAACAATATTAGGTATTGGGTCTACATTAAATGATGcctatttattaaaatatacaactATAAGTGTGTGTTTGAGTTTAAATGAACAAGTTAATGTCCTGTACAGTATTTCTGATTATGTACTGCAAAAGTTTAAACACGTTAGTGATCTCCTTGTATTAGGTCGTTTAAACAGATTTTCCCTATG TTTTGACAATTATTTTTCAGGATCTTCCATTTCATCAATTTTATACTCCCAAACAACGTTTGctgtttttcattatttattaattatagcCTTTTCAGCTTATGATATAGACTTGCC gcAAGAAGGAAATACTTCTTAA
- a CDS encoding hypothetical protein (conserved Plasmodium protein), with protein MSGNNENYNGIRKEKTNELSNESILNDENIISICITNVLKSSLERNLENEDFLNKKNEELTNFIESNGKDNISVNEEKDKYGTGDDLEFVNVINNKPFLNNEHKIKNWGETANEGNIVYNPSINILADRKKNNKRKRNYLNINKINFDFEKEDFACSSSDELISLKYTRENELEGEYGEEFEGEYVKYYTNVCTKENINNYLINMNNETIRSLIEPPPIPFNETFQKYNKEISDIFMKYKKNDDTLNIYLASQLLCIEENAFTNENNFISSNFDQFIMKKLNVVNPTIDNTMNQNKDLQELLKYLMSWYFSGYYSGKMSVLKELHK; from the coding sequence ATGAGCGGAAATAATGAGAACTATAACGgtataagaaaagaaaaaacaaatgaattAAGCAATGAAAGCATACTAAATGATGAAAACATTATATCTATATGCATAACAAATGTATTAAAGTCTTCACTTGAGAGaaatttagaaaatgaagatttcttaaataaaaaaaatgaagaattaaCCAATTTTATTGAAAGCAATGGTAAGGACAATATATCAGTCAATGAAGAAAAGGATAAATATGGAACTGGTGATGATTTAGAATTTGTTAatgtaattaataataaaccctttttaaataatgaacataaaataaaaaattgggGGGAAACAGCTAATGAAGGCAATATTGTTTATAACCCATCTATAAACATTTTGGCAgatagaaagaaaaataataaaagaaaaagaaattacttaaatattaataagatTAATTTTGATTTTGAAAAAGAAGACTTTGCATGTAGTTCCAGCGATGAATTAATTAGTCTTAAGTATACAAGAGAAAACGAACTCGAAGGAGAATATGGGGAAGAATTCGAAGGGGAATATGTAAAGTATTACACAAATGTGTGTacaaaagaaaacataaataattatctCATTAACATGAACAATGAAACAATTAGAAGTCTGATAGAACCACCACCAATACCATTTAATGAGACTTTccaaaaatacaataaagaaataagtgatatatttatgaaatacaagaaaaatgatgatactttaaacatatatttagcTTCTCAGCTTTTGTGTATTGAAGAAAATGCATTcacaaatgaaaataatttcataagCAGCAATTTTGATCAgtttattatgaaaaaattaaatgttgTTAATCCAACAATTGACAACACTATGAATCAAAATAAAGATTTACAAGAACTGTTGAAGTACCTTATGTCATGGTATTTCTCCGGTTATTATTCAGGAAAAATGAGtgttttaaaagaattacataaatag
- a CDS encoding ER membrane protein complex subunit 3 produces the protein MLLFFGFLFIVTATNELINNSRTLKGMYNRIIYEAFSPEQVIIIKKKRENAAAFYCPFEKKKKKTTFECVKRYLLKNSKNLFYLWSHKIPKIHPNQILEREKIYTSEFHDEITRRIIKKRLNYVDISSFSTYCSFYKLCVSDLLKFNNREKAYNTHMGTMRKRYFVKTDHLNSDPLDESSYIFITGEKKEKYAESIPQFYDKFYSSFFYIVYYYYVTFMNNILDHTFFFVFNNYKDDKSGKQHNSNKIVSNNYIIYKNEIIYPFKLFKEDTTTMIKNSNTYYDDINDFYLIEICHYFNGITYKQNIINRRAKVLKNKIITTLFLVCIIKSNLAQMVRPTMKTDIEKLRQNNFLTRYTQLKTNYGFISPVAFLSRKYFFNKPQVGFFNDLPEQANPFDALLKQDPSDLFGMMKNQIPFLVLQLGLGFLINLFFSGFLVAKIPFPLTYKFKSTLQMGMDIELLDMKFVSSLSWYFLVMFGSNGIISIIDYFVLQDKDGTQNNAMDNIMAAQNPLARQPPNINSNVPDLKTFYEKKKEELESVRYKFLLDNIEYHLVQNWK, from the exons atGCTGCTTTTTTTTggctttttatttatagtaACTGCAACTAATGAACTGATTAATAACAGTAGAACTTTAAAAGGTATGTATAATCGAATTATTTATGAAGCATTTTCGCCTGAACAGgtcataataattaaaaaaaaaagagaaaatgcCGCTGCATTTTATTGTCCgtttgagaaaaaaaaaaaaaaaaccacGTTTGAATGCGTCAAAAGATATTTGctaaaaaatagtaagaatttattttacttatggAGTCACAAGATACCTAAAATACATCCAAATCAAATAttagaaagagaaaaaatttacacTTCAGAATTTCATGATGAGATAACAAGacgaataattaaaaaaagactGAACTATGTAGATATATCATCTTTCAGTACATATTGctcattttataaattgtGTGTAAGTGatctattaaaatttaataataggGAAAAAGCATATAATACTCATATGGGAACCATGCGAAAAagatattttgtaaaaacagATCACTTAAATAGTGATCCACTGGATGAAAgcagttatatttttattacaggagaaaaaaaagaaaaatatgcagAAAGTATTCCAcaattttatgataaattttatagctcttttttttatatagtatattattattatgttactTTTATGAATAACATATTGGaccatacttttttttttgtatttaacaATTATAAGGATGACAAGAGTGGAAAACAGCataacagtaataaaattgttagcaataattatataatttataaaaatgaaatcaTTTACCCATTTAAGCTTTTTAAGGAGGATACTACAACTATgattaaaaatagtaacacATATTATGATGATATAAATGACTTTTACTTAATAGAAATCTGTCATTACTTCAATGgaataacatataaacaaaacaT CATAAACAGGAGAGcaaaagttttaaaaaacaaaattattacaacATTAT TTTTAgtttgtataataaaaagtaatttagCACAAATGGTTCGACCTACCATGAAAACGGATATTGAGAAATTAAGACagaa cAATTTCTTAACAAGGTATACCCAGCTGAAAACTAATTACGGGTTTATCAGTCCGGTGGCTTTTCTAAGTCGAAAGTATTTTTTCAACAAACCGCAAGTTGGTTTCTTCAACGATTTGCCAGAACAGGCTAATCCTTTTGATGCACTTTTAAAACAAGACCCTTCGGACTTATTTGGCATGATGAAAAATCAAATTCCCTTTTTAGTTTTACAGTTAGGGTTAGGGTTTTTAATAAACCTTTTTTTCTCTGGGTTTTTAGTAG caaAAATACCATTTCCGTTAACGTACAAATTTAAGTCAACATTACAGATGGGAATGGATATTGAGCTGCTTGATATGAAATTTGTATCTTCCCTGTCATG GTATTTTCTTGTTATGTTTGGATCGAACGGCATAATTAGTATTATTGATTATTTCGTTCTTCAAG ATAAGGATGGAACACAAAACAACGCAATGGATAATATAATGGCAGCCCAAAATCCATTAGCTAGAC AGCCGCCAAACATAAACAGCAACGTACCTGACTTAAAAAcgttttatgaaaaaaaaaaggaagaattaGAGAGTGTG aGGTATAAGTTTTTACTGGACAATATAGAATATCATCTTGTACAAAACTGGaagtga